One window from the genome of Paramisgurnus dabryanus chromosome 20, PD_genome_1.1, whole genome shotgun sequence encodes:
- the LOC135787313 gene encoding uncharacterized protein, producing MENLWAKRSERLERKNMRKRAVRRVDRMFESFEKEINPLPEKRPNTDAEDVCSSVETVYECEEKISSEDSNDSDSNESFSCNDLASSLSGWAVKFGVSLVALTALLSILKVHHPFLPKDGRSLLQTTKRYLVDKVAGGTYHYFGILKSLGKTLENLSLKVPDRHVFRLQLNIDGLPLFKSSSLQFWPVLGMLQDCVDKKPFLIALFCGVKKPNPVSDYLDALVKEINSLTQGFVINGKSFWLKITSVICDAPARAFVKCIKTHTGYSGCDKCVQSGVYSNHRMTFPEICAFPRTDESFKLALDEDHHTGHSPLTNTNIGMVSCFPHDYMHLVCLGVVRRLLDLWMTSTGPLPCRLSGHHVKTISERLTNLRVFVPVEFARKPRSLEERLRWKATEFRQFLLYTGPVVLKRFLSEQVYNNFMLLSAAICILANPTFCLTMNEFAKTLLVSFVEHFSKLYGSDFVVYNIHGLIHLSDDVGLHGHLDLISGFPFENYLQKLKKMIRKPHSPLTQVIRRLSEMEAVHSNSSTEVKELKSQMKFMHTDGPVPRLFDETSVQFRELIRDGVVLKTSEGDNCIEVNNVVVLVQNIICFKGSEFVVYKEYTKKESLFDYPIDSQELGIFVVSDLSLELKCARLTQNIHKICFTRGHKIVVSSSLYTKNMYHIVSFLDTQEVEVVPAVWVKNGICLWPPYKGEGIQRATKCLEQPRESWSAYKIKIMYTAESYGEARRKLPLAELQTDLQSEAELESQRPPKRKTKRNRRLLEDYDTDDEAIAPQKDNLPHAPQIQPPPKRICSSTEVQPSPQRQPQPSICPQKSSCLTRIPETPGPSLLDISPSIEMQERNLGSSLRQAIDMPEPMPTLPFHNTPSSARSSQHITGHQNETTLQSPDHAVESLWHYDSLTPRVQTKRLPSNDPFQRSILHDILTKLEIVMEQQRRLVRMVQDLKQNNVGEITEDNHLTPKYFPVEDLRSLTSLESDLQSAPETRRKVVLELGLLGGVDLKDTVWRIMKQAIKNDFAKTINWRGLNGKTPFQNLELKSVVIEAVRRNPVCAQITEQEVEQVIRRWFYFAGDREGGRKKRTLQNLNFNN from the exons ATGGAAAACTTGTGGGCCAAGCGAAGTGAGCGACTTGAGCGAAAAAACATGCGTAAAAGGGCAGTTAGACGTGTCGATAGGATGTTTGAGTCTTTTGAGAAGGAGATCAATCCTCTGCCTGAAAAGAGACCAAACACTGACGCTGAAGATGTTTGTTCTAGTGTTGAGACTGTTTATGAATGTGAGGAGAAGATTTCTAGTGAAGATTCTAATGATAGTGACTCGAATGAAAGTTTTTCATGTAATGATTTGGCAAGCTCTTTGTCAGGCTGGGCAGTTAAGTTTGGTGTTTCTTTAGTTGCTCTTACAGCACTTCTGTCTATACTTAAAGTACATCATCCATTCCTTCCAAAAGATGGGCGTTCTTTGCTCCAAACAACAAAACGGTATTTGGTGGATAAAGTAGCAGGTGGTACTTACCACTATTTTGGAATATTAAAATCTCTTGGTAAAACGCTTGAAAACCTGTCTCTTAAAGTTCCTGATAGACATGTGTTCAGGTTACAGCTAAATATAGATGGCCTGCCTTTGTTTAAAAGTTCATCTCTTCAGTTCTGGCCAGTGTTGGGTATGTTGCAGGATTGTGTTGATAAAAAGCCATTTTTAATAGCTTTATTTTGTGGTGTTAAAAAGCCAAACCCTGTTTCAGACTACCTAGATGCTCTTGTAAAGGAGATAAATAGCTTGACCCAAGGTTTTGTTATAAATGGTAAGTCTTTTTGGTTGAAGATAACTTCAGTTATATGTGATGCTCCAGCTAGAGCctttgttaaatgcattaaaactcATACTGGCTATTCTGGATGTGACAAGTGTGTTCAGTCAGGTGTTTACAGTAACCATCGCATGACGTTCCCTGAGATTTGTGCATTTCCAAGGACTGATGAGTCTTTTAAGCTAGCTCTAGATGAAGATCATCACACAGGACATTCACCTCTGACTAATACTAATATAGGGATGGTTAGTTGCTTTCCTCATGATTATATGCATTTGGTGTGTCTTGGTGTGGTTCGAAGACTTTTAGATTTGTGGATGACCAGTACTGGACCTTTACCATGTCGTCTTTCTGGACATCATGTTAAGACTATCTCTGAAAGATTAACTAATTTAAGAGTTTTTGTCCCAGTTGAATTTGCTAGAAAACCAAGGAGTCTGGAGGAAAGACTAAGATGGAAAGCAACAGAATTTAGACAGTTTCTTCTGTATACTGGGCCAGTTGTTCTTAAACGTTTTCTGTCCGAACAAGTGTATAATAATTTCATGCTTTTGTCTGCTGCAATCTGCATTTTAGCAAATCCAACATTTTGTTTAACAATGAATGAATTTGCCAAAACTTTGCTTGTTTCATTTGTTGAACATTTCAGTAAGTTGTATGGCTCTGATTTTGTCGTGTACAATATACATGGATTGATTCACCTTAGTGATGATGTGGGACTTCATGGTCATTTAGACCTAATATCAGGCTTTCCTTTTGAAAATTATTTGCAGAAATTGAAAAAAATGATCAGGAAACCACACAGCCCCTTAACTCAAGTAATTCGAAGGCTGTCTGAAATGGAGGCTGTGCACTCAAACAGCAGTACTGAAGTTAAGGAATTGAAATCACAGATGAAATTCATGCACACAGATGGGCCAGTTCCACGGTTGTTTGACGAAACTTCTGTGCAGTTCAGAGAGTTGATTCGGGATGGTGTGGTTCTTAAAACTTCAGAAGGTGATAATTGTATTGAGGTTAATAATGTTGTTGTTCTGGTACAAAACATTATTTGCTTTAAAGGGAGTGAGTTTGTTGTTTATAAAGAGTACACCAAGAAAGAAAGTTTATTTGACTACCCAATAGATTCACAGGAATTAGGGATTTTTGTTGTTTCAGACCTGTCATTGGAGCTGAAATGTGCAAGGCTTACACAAAATATACACAA AATTTGTTTTACAAGGGGACACAAGATTGTTGTTAGTTCTTCACTCTACACAA AAAACATGTACCACATTGTGAGCTTTCTTGATACCCAAGAAGTGGAGGTTGTGCCAGCAGTCTGGGTAAAAAATGGGATTTGTTTATGGCCTCCATATAAGGGTGAAGGAATTCAGAGGGCAACCAAGTGTTTGGAGCAACCTAGGGAGTCTTGGTCtgcttataaaataaaaattatgtataCTGCAG AAAGCTATGGTGAAGCACGCCGGAAGCTGCCGCTTGCTGAGCTACAGACTGATCTCCAGTCTGAGGCAGAGCTTGAGTCCCAGAGGCCACCAAAACGCAAAACAAA ACGAAACCGGCGCCTTTTGGAAGATTATGACACTGATGACGAGGCTATTGCACCCCAAAAAGACAATTTGCCACATGCCCCGCAAATACAACCACCACCTAAAAGGATTTGTTCATCTACTGAGGTACAACCAAGTCCTCAAAGACAACCTCAACCCTCCATATGTCCTCAGAAGTCCTCGTGTCTGACACGGATCCCAGAAACTCCAGGCCCATCCTTGTTGGACATAAGCCCTTCAATTGAAATGCAAGAGAGAAATCTTGGGTCTTCATTACGCCAAGCAATAGATATGCCTGAACCGATGCCTACCCTGCCTTTTCACAATACACCGTCTTCTGCCAGATCATCACAGCATATCACAGGACATCAAAATGAAACCACTTTACAGTCTCCTGATCACGCAGTGGAATCACTGTGGCATTATGACTCTTTGACTCCCAGAGTCCAGACAAAGCGCCTCCCAAGCAACGATCCATTCCAGAGAT CAATTCTTCATGACATTTTGACAAAACTTGAAATAGTTATGGAGCAGCAAAGACGTCTTGTAAGAATGGTTCAAGATCTCAAACAAAACAATGTTGGTGAGATCACGGAGGATAACCACTTAACTCCAAAATATTTTCCAGTTGAAGATTTAAGATCATTAACTTCCCTGGAAAGTGATCTTCAATCCGCACCGGAAACGAGACGAAAAGTG gTACTCGAACTTGGATTGCTGGGTGGGGTGGACTTGAAGGATACGGTTTGGAGAATTATGAAGCAGGCGATTAAAAATGACTTTGCTAAAACCATTAACTGGAGAGGTTTAAATGGAAAAACGCCATTCCAAAATTTGGAGCTTAAAAGTGTTGTCATTG AGGCTGTAAGAAGAAATCCAGTTTGTGCCCAAATTACTGAGCAGGAAGTTGAACAAGTTATTAGACGGTGGTTTTACTTTGCTGGTGATCGTGAGGGTGGCAGAAAAAAAAGAACAttacaaaatttaaattttaataactga